A genomic segment from Eremothecium gossypii ATCC 10895 chromosome III, complete sequence encodes:
- a CDS encoding ACR141Wp (NOHBY326; Non-syntenic homolog of Saccharomyces cerevisiae YKL201C (MNN4) and YJR061W; Syntenic homolog of Saccharomyces kluyveri SAKL0H06556g), with translation MLLGRIRSKTVLKKCAYRWIRPRSLLLFVLGVALYHGAVWYLGGESTPAGDFIRLRVPSKGRAGGGAPVLREEEWLSLNDKDRWRANYDVLVRYLAGERARGQLHPVVLFAWADWAPTRCPRRRPRCGEFAGGEWGAKTGPVVERVVLVAEGRNLETQAAQEAAADSGVFGRGRMAAGAGQIGEGQAEQVLADTGEVVARGRRVRALRLPRLEQRVARAYRGANEQTVELEAADFALASAAARRAAAAEAVNAAHPAYRAYVERLAAEHAGAARARRGKKYFSELIQLRPGGRRGQVDARFGKAGRGPPAHETAPQMRRLMRCWERFARNEQLLYWLAHGTLLGWYWQGTALEWDSDHDVQLPMRQLEHLALHFNASLLLFEDGGEVGRYYLDINDHYRLAEKDPDNIIDGRLIDVDTGMYIDLTGIRAEGGKYTDGAHHVFHTLAYLDPLRITLFDGLEAPIPHAVTSVLMSEYESGLFMDTFQGYHFDHEVRGWVSSACDECFDRDLALEWRAHTDARAAFCERHGSPLYTECCGLLQIIPPEPAEGHIAKLSAYFKEKGY, from the coding sequence ATGTTATTAGGCCGCATTCGTAGCAAGACAGTTCTCAAGAAGTGCGCGTATCGATGGATACGACCACGCTCATTACTGCTGTTTGTGTTAGGAGTTGCCTTGTACCACGGTGCAGTGTGGTACCTGGGCGGAGAGTCGACGCCCGCAGGCGACTTCATCAGGCTGCGGGTGCCTTCTAAAGGCAGGGCTGGCGGAGGAGCGCCGGTGTTACGGGAAGAAGAATGGCTGTCGTTGAACGATAAAGACCGATGGAGGGCGAACTACGACGTGTTGGTGCGGTACCTGGCGggcgagcgcgcgcggggGCAGCTGCACCCGGTGGTTCTGTTTGCGTGGGCGGACTGGGCGCCGACGCGGTGTCcccggcggcggccgcgctgTGGGGAGTTTGCCGGGGGCGAGTGGGGCGCGAAGACGGGGCCGGTGGTGGAGCGGGTGGTGCTGGTGGCGGAGGGCCGGAACCTGGAGAcgcaggcggcgcaggaggcggcggcggacaGCGGCGTGTTCGGGCGGGGAAGGATGGCTGCGGGGGCGGGGCAGATTGGGGAGGGGCAGGCGGAGCAGGTGCTGGCGGACACCGGCGAGGTGGtggcgcgcgggcggcgcgtccgcgcgctgcggctgcCGCGGCTGGAGCAGCGGGTGGCGCGCGCGTACCGGGGCGCGAACGAGCAGACGgtggagctggaggcggCGGACTTCGCGCTagcgagcgcggcggcgcggcgggcggcggcagcggaGGCGGTGAACGCGGCGCACCCCGCGTACCGGGCGTACGTGGagcggctggcggcggaacatgcgggcgcggcgcgggcgcggcgcggcaaGAAGTACTTCAGCGAGTTGATACAGCTGCGGCCGGGGGGCCGGCGCGGGCAAGTGGACGCGCGCTTCGGCAAGGCGGGGCGCGGGCCTCCCGCGCATGAGACCGCGCCGCAGATGCGGCGGCTGATGCGGTGCTGGGAGCGATTTGCGCGGaacgagcagctgctgtaCTGGCTGGCGCACGGGACGCTGCTGGGCTGGTACTGGCAGGGCACCGCGCTGGAGTGGGACTCGGACCACGACGTGCAGCTGCCGAtgcggcagctggagcaCCTCGCGCTGCACTTCAACGCGTCGCTGCTCCTGTTCGAGGACGGCGGGGAGGTTGGCCGCTACTACCTGGACATCAACGACCACTACCGGCTGGCCGAGAAGGACCCGGACAACATCATCGACGGCCGCCTGATTGACGTCGACACGGGCATGTACATCGACCTGACTGGCATCCGCGCGGAGGGCGGCAAGTACACGGACGGTGCGCATCACGTGTTTCACACACTGGCGTACCTGGACCCCCTGCGTATCACGCTCTTCGATGGCCTGGAGGCGCCCATCCCGCATGCCGTCACCTCTGTGCTCATGAGCGAGTACGAGAGCGGTCTGTTCATGGATACGTTCCAGGGCTACCACTTCGACCACGAAGTGCGCGGCTGGGTGTCCTCGGCGTGCGATGAGTGCTTCGACCGCGATTTGGCCCTTGAATGGCGCGCCCATACCGACGCTCGCGCTGCTTTTTGTGAGCGTCATGGCAGCCCGCTTTATACGGAGTGCTGCGGCCTGCTCCAGATCATACCTCCGGAACCTGCGGAGGGACACATTGCCAAGCTCAGCGCCTACTTTAAGGAGAAGGGCTACTAA
- the ESA1 gene encoding NuA4 histone acetyltransferase complex catalytic subunit ESA1 (Syntenic homolog of Saccharomyces cerevisiae YOR244W (ESA1)): protein MAQEEEKDAGISKYISTTDEIIIGCKCWVEKDGEQRLAEILSINNRRQPPKFYVHYEDFNKRLDEWILASRINIEREVTFPKPRDPDEKKKKKQKKSATPQATDGETLESADIMDLENLNVQGLRDEGISRDDEIKKLRTSGSMTQNPHEVSRVRNLSKIIMGKHEIEPWYFSPYPIELTDEDVVYIDDFSLQYFGSKKQYARYRQKCTLRHPPGNEIYRDDYVSFFEIDGRKQRTWCRNLCLLSKLFLDHKTLYYDVDPFLFYCMTQRDELGHHLVGYFSKEKESADGYNVACILTLPQYQRMGYGRLLIEFSYELSKKENKVGSPEKPLSDLGLLSYRAYWSDTLIKLLVENGTEITIDEISSMTSLTTTDILHTAKALNILRYYKGQHILYLNEDVLLRYEKLIAKKRRSIDPEKLIWKPPIFTASQLRFAW, encoded by the coding sequence ATGGCTCAAGAAGAGGAGAAAGATGCCGGCATTTCCAAGTATATCTCGACTACGGATGAAATCATCATCGGATGTAAATGTTGGGTCGAAAAGGATGGTGAGCAAAGGCTGGCTGAAATTCTGTCGATAAACAACCGAAGACAGCCTCCCAAGTTCTACGTACACTACGAGGATTTCAATAAACGTCTAGATGAGTGGATACTGGCATCCAGGATAAATATCGAGCGAGAGGTAACGTTTCCGAAGCCCAGGGACCCCGAtgagaagaagaagaagaagcagaagaagagcGCAACGCCGCAGGCCACCGACGGGGAGACCCTGGAGTCTGCCGATATCATGGACCTCGAGAACCTCAATGTGCAGGGCCTGCGGGACGAAGGCATAAGCAGGGACGACGAAATCAAAAAGCTGCGGACATCTGGGTCGATGACGCAGAACCCCCACGAGGTTTCGCGTGTTCGGAATCTCAGCAAGATAATTATGGGGAAACACGAAATAGAGCCCTGGTACTTCTCTCCGTACCCGATCGAGCTGACGGATGAGGACGTGGTGTACATAGACGATTTCTCCCTGCAGTACTTCGGTTCCAAGAAACAGTACGCTAGGTACCGCCAGAAATGTACTCTGCGGCACCCGCCGGGCAACGAAATATACAGGGACGATTACGTCTCCTTTTTCGAAATCGACGGGCGCAAGCAGCGAACGTGGTGCCGCAACCTATGCCTTCTGTCAAAGCTGTTTCTGGATCACAAGACGTTGTACTACGACGTCGACCCTTTTCTCTTTTACTGCATGACACAGAGAGATGAGCTTGGGCACCACCTGGTGGGATATTTCTCCAAAGAAAAAGAGTCTGCGGACGGGTACAATGTGGCGTGTATTCTGACGCTCCCTCAGTACCAGCGGATGGGGTACGGCAGGCTGCTGATTGAGTTTTCGTATGAGCTCTCTAAGAAGGAGAACAAGGTTGGGTCGCCGGAGAAGCCGCTCTCTGATCTTGGGCTGCTCTCCTACAGAGCCTATTGGTCCGATACCCTGATCAAGCTGCTAGTCGAAAACGGCACCGAGATCACGATCGATGAAATCAGTAGCATGACATCGCTCACGACTACAGACATACTGCACACAGCCAAGGCTCTTAACATACTGCGATATTACAAGGGCCAGCACATCTTGTACCTGAACGAGGACGTGCTGCTAAGGTACGAGAAGCTGATAGCGAAGAAAAGGCGATCGATCGACCCCGAGAAGCTGATCTGGAAACCGCCAATCTTTACTGCGTCCCAGCTAAGGTTCGCATGGTAG
- the RRD2 gene encoding peptidylprolyl isomerase RRD2 (Syntenic homolog of Saccharomyces cerevisiae YPL152W (RRD2)), which yields MSDGAELKMAAQKRLLTGSDLDKWKASKTFEELLRFVSSLAQSVRGRENSEHAEPVSPAIEALEALLEEMQGIAAHHPVLQDAATSRFGKVEFRDFHKEVQARAEALVLQVDPSLTDEQAQELAVYLGNAWGDCKRIDYGSGHELNFVCFLYGLWKYGVLSEHDFTNAVLRVFVKYMDVMRVLETKYWLEPAGSHGVWGLDDYHFLPFLFGAFQLATHKHLKPKSIHNPEVVELFENRYLYFGCIAFINRVKTTASLRWHSPMLDDISGVRSWTKVSEGMVKMYKAEVLGKLPIMQHFFFSRFLPVPDGVSPPRTSEEELADCSEHAHSTWGDCCGIPIPSAVAASEATRKHSKPLPFD from the coding sequence ATGAGTGATGGGGCCGAATTGAAGATGGCCGCTCAAAAACGCCTGCTTACAGGCAGCGACCTGGACAAGTGGAAGGCGTCGAAGACGttcgaggagctgctgcggttTGTGTCAAGTCTGGCGCAGTCTGTGAGGGGCAGGGAGAACAGCGAGCACGCGGAGCCTGTGAGCCCGGCCATCGAGGCActggaggcgctgctggaggagatGCAAGGCATTGCAGCGCACCACCCGGTGTTGCAGGACGCGGCGACATCGCGGTTCGGAAAGGTGGAGTTCCGCGACTTCCACAAGGAGGTGCAGGCCCGCGCGGAAGcgctggtgctgcaggTGGACCCGTCGCTGACGGACGAGCAGGCGCAGGAGCTGGCGGTGTATCTGGGCAACGCGTGGGGCGACTGCAAGCGGATCGACTACGGCTCGGGGCACGAGCTCAACTTTGTGTGCTTCCTGTACGGGCTGTGGAAGTACGGAGTGCTGTCGGAACACGACTTCACGAACGCGGTGCTGCGGGTGTTTGTGAAGTACATGGACGTGATGCGTGTTCTGGAGACCAAGTACTGGCTGGAGCCTGCGGGGTCGCACGGCGTGTGGGGTCTGGACGACTACCACTTTCTGCCCTTCCTGTTCGGGGCCTTCCAGCTCGCGACGCACAAGCACCTGAAGCCCAAATCGATCCACAACCCGGAGGTGGTGGAGCTGTTCGAGAACCGGTACCTCTACTTTGGCTGCATCGCGTTCATCAACCGCGTGAAGACGACTGCCTCGCTGCGCTGGCACTCGCCGATGCTCGATGACATCAGCGGCGTCAGGTCCTGGACGAAGGTCTCGGAGGGGATGGTCAAGATGTACAAGGCAGAGGTGCTGGGGAAGCTGCCGATCATGCAACATTTCTTCTTTTCCCGCTTTCTGCCTGTGCCGGACGGTGTGTCCCCGCCCCGCACCTCTGAGGAAGAGCTTGCGGACTGCAGCGAGCATGCCCACAGTACCTGGGGCGACTGCTGCGGCATTCCGATACCCAGCGCGGTGGCCGCCTCCGAGGCCACTCGCAAGCATTCTAAACCACTTCCATTCGATTGA
- the DGA1 gene encoding diacylglycerol O-acyltransferase (Syntenic homolog of Saccharomyces cerevisiae YOR245C (DGA1)), giving the protein MQDSMDDSLREAEGRQDDSEVSSGTTLGSSTPEDSGVTAKLRKKYQMASALLRRELEELSVYDAKTAGVSGRSSGSGSGGLALLGGRFHVAPLRIPARRRLQTLVVAWHTSSFIYMTVLVLFLAANPLMWWFMVPYMVYYVWNRSPANGGVVRRYSPRLRSLALWRYYCEYYPISLHKSEDLAPTFVPDPRGAEPREWKLRLWLWPTRVELLNLTLQWTRARPQVATGPRYIFGYHPHGVGALGAFGAIATEGCNWSKVFAGIPACLCTLVNQFQIPIYRDYLLGLGCTSVARKNVLKVLEQNYSVCIVVGGAQEALLSRVGSTELVLNKRKGFIKLALETGNVNLVPIYAFGETDCFNVLDTGNESYLRKFQLWIKKTYGFTIPFFFARGVFNYDFGFLPFRNPINVVVGKPVYVDKRRTNPTMEEIDHYHDLYVQELRNVFDKNKHKFGYAGKELKIVE; this is encoded by the coding sequence ATGCAGGACAGCATGGATGACAGCTTGAGGGAGGCTGAGGGCAGACAGGACGACTCGGAGGTCAGCAGCGGGACGACACTCGGAAGCAGCACCCCGGAGGACAGCGGGGTGACGGCGAAGCTGCGCAAGAAGTACCAGATGGCGTCGGCACTGCTGCGGcgggagctggaggagctgaGCGTGTACGACGCGAAGACGGCGGGGGTAAgcggccgcagcagcggcagcggcagcggcgggctggcgctgctgggcgGGCGATTCCACGTGGCGCCGCTGCGGATCcccgcgcggcggcggctgcagaCGCTGGTGGTGGCGTGGCACACGAGCTCGTTCATCTACATGACGGTGCTGGTGCTGTTTCTGGCGGCGAACCCGCTGATGTGGTGGTTCATGGTGCCGTATATGGTGTACTACGTGTGGAACCGGTCGCCGGCGAACGGCGGAGTGGTGCGGCGGTACTCGCCGCGGCTGCGGTCGCTGGCGCTGTGGCGGTACTACTGCGAGTACTACCCGATCTCACTGCACAAGAGCGAGGACCTGGCGCCGACGTTCGTGCCGGACCCGCGGGGGGCGGAGCCGCGCGAGTGGAAGCTGCGGCTGTGGCTGTGGCCGACGCGcgtggagctgctgaacTTGACGCTCCAGTggacgcgcgcgcggccgcaggTTGCGACAGGGCCGCGCTACATCTTCGGGTACCACCCGCACGGCGTGGGCGCACTGGGCGCCTTCGGCGCGATCGCGACCGAGGGCTGCAACTGGAGCAAGGTCTTCGCGGGCATCCCGGCCTGCCTGTGCACGCTGGTGAACCAGTTCCAGATCCCCATCTACCGCGACTACCTGCTGGGCCTCGGGTGCACCTCCGTGGCCCGCAAGAACGTGCTCAAGGTGCTCGAGCAGAACTACTCGGTCTGCATCGTCGTGGGCGGCGCCCAGGAAGCCCTGCTCAGCCGTGTGGGCTCCACCGAGCTCGTGCTGAACAAGCGCAAGGGCTTCATCAAGCTCGCGCTGGAGACGGGCAACGTCAACCTGGTGCCTATCTACGCCTTCGGCGAGACAGACTGCTTCAACGTGCTCGACACGGGCAACGAGAGCTACCTACGCAAGTTCCAGCTGTGGATCAAGAAGACCTACGGCTTCACCATCCCGTTCTTTTTTGCGCGCGGTGTCTTCAACTATGACTTCGGCTTCCTGCCCTTCAGGAATCCGATCAACGTCGTCGTGGGCAAGCCTGTGTACGTAGACAAGCGCAGAACGAACCCCACCATGGAGGAAATCGACCACTACCACGACCTGTACGTGCAGGAGCTGCGCAATGTGTTCGACAAGAACAAACACAAGTTCGGCTACGCCGGGAAGGAACTTAAAATAGTAGAGTAG